In Armatimonadota bacterium, the following proteins share a genomic window:
- a CDS encoding carbon-nitrogen hydrolase, with protein MKIRVVAAQFKPRKGDVEHNLDRMAEALRQIVEDSVPADVVVFPETITSGYFLEGGVREAARTREQILDALVQRYLPFARREPLDVVLGFYELWHGKYYNSALYLTLSADPEACRIVHTHRKFFLPTYGVFQEKRFVARGRNIEVFPTRFGPATVLICEDVWHSITGAIAALKGAEVFYVIAASPGRGFHGENVDNVIKWQQLLCSMAEEHGVWVVNAGLVGFEGGKGFVGQSMVVNPFGQIVVSAPLMREAMITATIDTEEIAIARANAPLLADLESGLADLLIEMQEIAAEQHARDKQ; from the coding sequence ATGAAAATCCGCGTGGTAGCGGCGCAGTTCAAACCGCGTAAGGGCGATGTGGAGCATAACTTGGACCGCATGGCGGAGGCGTTGCGCCAGATTGTGGAGGATAGCGTGCCCGCCGATGTAGTGGTGTTCCCCGAGACCATCACATCGGGATACTTCCTGGAGGGTGGTGTGCGCGAGGCGGCACGCACACGCGAGCAGATATTGGATGCGCTGGTGCAACGTTACCTGCCGTTCGCACGCCGGGAACCGCTGGATGTGGTGCTGGGTTTTTACGAGCTCTGGCACGGCAAGTACTACAACTCCGCGCTCTATCTGACCCTGAGTGCAGATCCCGAGGCATGCCGAATCGTGCATACGCACCGCAAATTCTTTCTGCCCACCTACGGCGTGTTTCAGGAGAAGCGTTTTGTGGCGCGAGGGCGTAATATCGAAGTGTTCCCAACGCGATTTGGTCCAGCCACCGTATTGATTTGTGAAGATGTGTGGCACTCCATCACGGGAGCTATCGCCGCGCTGAAGGGAGCAGAGGTGTTTTACGTGATTGCCGCCTCGCCCGGCAGAGGTTTTCACGGTGAGAATGTGGACAATGTGATAAAGTGGCAACAGCTGCTATGTAGCATGGCAGAAGAACATGGGGTGTGGGTAGTCAACGCCGGTCTGGTGGGCTTTGAGGGCGGTAAGGGGTTCGTTGGGCAGTCGATGGTAGTGAACCCTTTTGGGCAGATTGTGGTTTCCGCCCCGCTGATGCGAGAAGCGATGATTACCGCTACCATCGACACCGAAGAGATAGCTATCGCCAGGGCGAACGCTCCTCTGCTCGCTGATTTGGAGTCGGGACTGGCGGACCTGCTGATAGAGATGCAGGAAATCGCCGCGGAGCAACATGCGAGGGACAAGCAATGA
- the murB gene encoding UDP-N-acetylenolpyruvoylglucosamine reductase: MQTVPVPSHLRLREPLKNYTTLRVGGPADLFYKATEIEEFAQVVITAHRLNVSTFILGLGSNLLVSDKGIRGLVVYNCCRRIEVGELTFSESGASFQQLFLKTAQAGLSGLEFAVGIPGTVGGALVSNAGAFRQSICDLVESIDVVVEGERKLVSKEWMQFSYRDSILRRPNPPRAAILAVTLRLRRGDRWQIFARARELQRWRIERQPPNPSAGSFFKNVTDATLAQRLPSLPPTLKEAGVVPAGYLIAEAGLKGLRVGGAMVSYKHANFLINAGGATANDIRQLADIVKQKVYERFGIWLEEEVLTVGEWD; this comes from the coding sequence ATGCAGACGGTTCCCGTTCCCTCTCACCTGCGCCTTCGCGAACCGCTTAAAAACTACACCACCCTGCGTGTGGGCGGTCCCGCCGACCTGTTCTACAAAGCAACCGAGATCGAGGAGTTTGCGCAGGTGGTCATTACCGCCCACAGGCTGAATGTGTCCACTTTCATTCTGGGGCTGGGCAGTAACTTGCTGGTGAGCGACAAAGGCATCCGTGGGCTGGTGGTGTACAACTGCTGTCGGCGTATCGAGGTGGGCGAGCTGACCTTTTCCGAGTCGGGCGCATCGTTCCAGCAGCTTTTCCTGAAAACAGCGCAGGCAGGGTTGTCGGGGCTGGAGTTCGCTGTGGGCATCCCCGGCACAGTGGGTGGCGCGCTGGTGTCCAATGCAGGTGCGTTCCGCCAGAGTATCTGCGACCTTGTGGAATCCATCGACGTGGTGGTGGAAGGCGAGCGCAAGCTGGTGAGTAAGGAGTGGATGCAATTCTCGTATCGTGATAGCATTCTGCGTCGTCCCAATCCACCGCGCGCGGCGATACTGGCGGTGACCTTGCGTTTGCGGCGTGGCGACCGCTGGCAGATTTTTGCCAGAGCGCGCGAACTGCAACGCTGGCGCATCGAACGGCAGCCTCCCAACCCCTCGGCGGGTAGCTTCTTCAAGAACGTAACAGATGCCACATTGGCACAGAGGCTGCCCAGCCTGCCACCCACGCTGAAAGAAGCAGGCGTGGTACCGGCAGGTTACCTGATTGCCGAGGCGGGGTTAAAAGGGCTTCGTGTGGGCGGGGCGATGGTTTCGTACAAACACGCGAACTTCCTCATTAACGCAGGCGGCGCGACGGCAAACGATATTCGCCAGCTGGCGGACATCGTGAAACAGAAGGTGTACGAGCGGTTCGGTATTTGGCTAGAGGAGGAGGTGCTCACAGTCGGTGAATGGGACTGA
- a CDS encoding glycosyl transferase has protein sequence MKTEMAQHSSPNRRRILVLHATYQLGGAERVLQRLLTSLSPRLDVYACALYELGSVGEQLQQVGVPIYALHGRSRTDWRVLLRVIKLVRQTRPGVVFTIDSPYPLLYAVLLRRLGLVPKLVVSVRTFAKTHRQREMAIARRLASGVVDVLIALSETQKRLLLEAEGWRARRVVVIPNGIDLQRFSPHGENLREQWRLSPKTPTFGTVSMLRPEKNISLFLRVAQRVLRTMPQARAFVVGDGVQRAALEQMAEQMNIQQQVVFTGVIEDIPAVWRTLDVAVLTSRVEGLPNVLIEAAACGVPAVSTDVGAVRDVVLDGETGFVVPLQEEDTLAERILYLLQHPDERKRMGEHAHQHAEAYFDLRQMVERYAQVLEDA, from the coding sequence GTGAAGACAGAGATGGCACAGCATTCGTCGCCAAACCGTCGCAGGATACTGGTACTCCACGCGACGTACCAGCTGGGCGGTGCAGAGCGTGTGTTGCAAAGATTACTTACCTCGCTCTCGCCGCGCTTGGACGTTTACGCCTGCGCCCTGTATGAGTTGGGGTCTGTGGGTGAACAGTTGCAGCAGGTAGGCGTACCCATTTACGCGCTACACGGGCGCTCACGCACCGATTGGCGAGTACTGCTACGTGTCATCAAGCTGGTCAGACAGACTCGCCCTGGTGTAGTTTTCACTATCGATTCACCCTACCCCCTGCTATATGCGGTGCTGCTACGTCGACTTGGTCTAGTTCCCAAACTTGTAGTTTCAGTGCGCACTTTCGCCAAAACGCATCGCCAGCGCGAAATGGCGATAGCCCGCCGGTTAGCCTCGGGCGTTGTAGACGTGCTGATAGCCCTTTCCGAGACCCAGAAACGATTGCTGCTGGAAGCAGAAGGGTGGAGAGCACGGCGTGTAGTGGTCATCCCCAATGGAATCGACCTGCAGAGGTTCTCTCCACATGGTGAAAACCTGCGTGAGCAATGGCGGCTGTCGCCGAAGACGCCCACATTCGGCACAGTATCCATGCTGCGCCCCGAAAAGAACATCTCCCTCTTTCTGCGAGTAGCGCAACGTGTGCTCAGAACCATGCCGCAGGCGCGGGCGTTCGTAGTAGGAGATGGTGTTCAGCGTGCTGCACTCGAGCAGATGGCAGAACAGATGAACATCCAGCAACAAGTGGTATTCACTGGAGTGATCGAAGACATCCCCGCCGTCTGGCGCACGCTGGACGTTGCAGTGCTTACCTCCCGTGTGGAAGGTTTGCCGAACGTGCTCATAGAAGCCGCCGCCTGCGGTGTGCCCGCGGTTAGCACTGACGTGGGCGCAGTGCGCGATGTGGTGTTGGACGGCGAAACGGGTTTCGTCGTGCCGCTACAAGAAGAGGATACGCTCGCAGAGCGAATCCTGTATCTCCTGCAACATCCTGACGAACGTAAACGCATGGGCGAACATGCTCATCAGCACGCCGAAGCATACTTTGACCTGCGCCAGATGGTGGAACGCTATGCCCAAGTGCTAGAGGACGCCTGA
- a CDS encoding oxidoreductase yields MKKARIAFVGCGGHATHSLFPAVSFIPEIELVAVCDLREDLAQRNARWFGALRWYTDVGTMLAKEELDGVVVVGPPQMHYEVGKQCLDGGLPIFVEKPSAVSAALAQDLAEHADRKGLWGAVAYMKRFAVGYELAKQIAQKQDEFGQVTVVEIRFSNGPYPAIWGIPSAPQAFLIGQAVHLFNLARYFGGEVEEVYARLHAVSESRFAYAINLRFAEGALGILNLNALESPSWKIHERMSLTGVDCWLEVEDMLRLRYRPRGEPIAEPHPGGRNQWIEWQPDWTEVLRVHAVGCFGYAGELQNFARSCLGLETPRSTLWDGAKDLQVAEAVWRSAQTGEVMRVGSRA; encoded by the coding sequence GTGAAGAAAGCACGTATCGCCTTTGTGGGGTGTGGAGGACACGCTACCCATTCGCTTTTCCCTGCTGTGTCCTTTATCCCCGAGATAGAGCTGGTTGCTGTATGCGACCTGCGTGAGGATCTGGCGCAACGCAACGCCCGCTGGTTCGGTGCACTGCGATGGTACACCGACGTGGGCACAATGCTGGCGAAAGAAGAACTGGACGGCGTGGTTGTCGTGGGGCCACCGCAAATGCACTACGAGGTCGGTAAGCAGTGTTTGGATGGGGGGTTACCCATCTTCGTGGAGAAACCGTCTGCCGTCTCCGCTGCACTCGCGCAGGATCTGGCAGAACATGCTGATCGAAAGGGTTTGTGGGGAGCGGTCGCCTACATGAAGCGGTTTGCCGTCGGCTATGAGCTGGCGAAGCAGATTGCCCAAAAGCAGGATGAATTCGGGCAGGTGACGGTGGTGGAGATTCGCTTCTCCAACGGTCCCTACCCCGCGATATGGGGTATTCCCAGTGCACCACAAGCATTCCTTATCGGTCAGGCAGTGCACCTGTTCAACCTTGCCCGCTATTTCGGCGGTGAGGTAGAGGAGGTGTACGCGCGCCTGCACGCGGTAAGCGAAAGTCGCTTCGCCTACGCTATCAACCTGCGCTTCGCGGAAGGCGCACTGGGCATCCTGAACCTGAACGCGCTGGAGTCGCCCTCGTGGAAGATTCATGAGCGAATGTCTCTGACAGGCGTGGATTGCTGGCTGGAGGTAGAAGACATGCTCCGCCTGCGCTATCGCCCGCGTGGGGAACCGATTGCAGAGCCACATCCCGGCGGCAGGAACCAGTGGATCGAGTGGCAGCCTGACTGGACGGAAGTGCTGCGGGTACACGCGGTGGGTTGTTTCGGCTACGCGGGTGAGCTGCAGAACTTCGCGCGCAGCTGTCTGGGTCTGGAGACGCCGCGCAGCACCCTCTGGGATGGTGCGAAAGACCTGCAGGTGGCAGAAGCCGTTTGGCGCAGCGCACAAACGGGTGAGGTGATGCGAGTCGGTTCCAGGGCGTGA
- a CDS encoding MFS transporter — protein MMQNEKRAVLIAASLSSFVTPFMGSALNVAIPAIGRQMHATAVMVSWVVSVYLIASAVFLLPFGRLADMLGRKRVFLTGVAFFSVFSVFCAISPSIFALIASRAAQGVAAAMVFGTAVSLITSAIPPGERGKTLGYNTATVYIGLSVGPVIGGFLTQTASWRAIFLIVTVLAGVTWLFARRIHSEWAPAKGEPFDTAGAVLYCLALTLLMSAVSLKQVGAVLVGVAILLLVIWGMWEGREAHPLLDLRLFRESAVFTFSTLAALLNYSATFSIGYLMSLYLQTVQGFTPQSAGMLLLVQPVVQAAFSPLAGALSDKREPRIVASAGMLLTTFCLLAYALMPYRASIPFLVAVLATSGLGFALFSSPNVNAIMSAVPSARYGVASSVVSTARMLGQSFSMALILLIFSVTMHGMPLSPEHGGVLFRSMHIAFGISTVLSLLGVFASLARGRMHVHQ, from the coding sequence ATGATGCAGAACGAAAAGCGCGCGGTGTTGATTGCTGCCAGCCTGTCTTCTTTCGTAACCCCCTTTATGGGTAGCGCGCTCAACGTGGCTATCCCCGCCATTGGCAGGCAAATGCACGCTACCGCTGTGATGGTCAGCTGGGTGGTGTCCGTCTATCTGATTGCTTCGGCGGTGTTTCTGTTGCCGTTTGGGCGGCTAGCAGATATGCTGGGCAGAAAGAGAGTGTTTCTCACAGGCGTCGCGTTCTTCAGCGTCTTCTCGGTGTTTTGCGCCATCAGTCCGTCCATTTTCGCGCTGATTGCGTCGCGCGCAGCGCAGGGGGTTGCTGCAGCGATGGTGTTTGGCACAGCGGTGTCTCTCATCACCTCCGCAATACCTCCCGGCGAGCGTGGCAAAACGCTGGGGTACAACACCGCAACGGTGTATATCGGATTGTCGGTGGGTCCTGTTATCGGCGGGTTTCTCACGCAAACGGCGAGCTGGCGAGCGATATTCCTGATAGTCACGGTGCTTGCAGGAGTCACGTGGCTATTCGCCCGGCGTATCCACAGCGAATGGGCACCTGCGAAAGGGGAGCCGTTCGACACTGCAGGTGCGGTGCTCTACTGCCTTGCACTCACATTGCTCATGAGTGCAGTGAGCCTCAAGCAGGTGGGCGCAGTGCTGGTTGGTGTGGCGATTCTTTTGCTGGTTATCTGGGGGATGTGGGAGGGACGAGAAGCGCATCCCCTGCTGGACCTGCGGCTGTTTCGCGAAAGTGCGGTGTTCACCTTCTCCACTCTCGCCGCGCTGTTGAACTACAGTGCAACCTTTAGCATCGGCTATCTGATGTCGCTGTACCTGCAGACGGTACAGGGGTTTACACCACAGTCGGCGGGCATGCTATTGCTGGTGCAGCCAGTGGTGCAGGCGGCTTTTTCACCGCTGGCGGGTGCGCTTTCGGACAAGCGGGAGCCTCGCATCGTCGCATCGGCAGGGATGTTGTTGACCACCTTCTGCTTGCTGGCGTATGCGCTTATGCCGTATCGGGCGAGCATCCCGTTTCTCGTGGCGGTGCTGGCAACGTCGGGACTGGGGTTCGCCCTGTTCTCCTCACCCAACGTGAACGCCATCATGAGTGCAGTGCCCAGCGCGCGCTATGGCGTAGCGTCCTCGGTGGTCAGCACGGCGCGAATGCTGGGGCAGAGCTTTAGTATGGCGTTGATATTGCTTATCTTCTCGGTAACCATGCATGGGATGCCCCTCTCACCGGAGCATGGGGGAGTGCTATTCCGCAGTATGCATATCGCATTTGGCATCTCCACCGTGCTTAGCCTGCTGGGCGTGTTCGCCTCGCTGGCACGAGGCAGAATGCACGTCCATCAGTGA
- a CDS encoding cobalt ABC transporter, with product MSAKELIYECERVRFVYPDGTPALSEVSFRIWRGDRVAILGVNGSGKSTLLRLLDGLLEPTHGEIRFLGTPLTERNLQNPSFGRSFRQRAGFVFQDADAQLFNATVWDEVAFAPRQMGLPEETVRARVTDTLNLLGIAHLAERAPFRLSGGEKRKVAIACVLSMNPEVLLMDEPIAGLDPRMQVWLVNTLQLLHKAGKTLLIATHNLHLLPEIADRVIILSEEHTLLADMPLQDALQDTQRLIQAGLLHEHLHAHGDTVHSHLHGHEHHH from the coding sequence ATGTCGGCTAAGGAACTGATATACGAATGCGAGAGGGTGCGTTTTGTGTATCCCGATGGCACGCCCGCGCTCTCGGAAGTGTCGTTCCGCATCTGGCGGGGTGACCGCGTGGCGATTCTGGGCGTCAACGGCAGTGGCAAATCCACTCTCCTGCGCCTGCTGGACGGATTGCTGGAGCCAACACATGGCGAAATACGGTTTCTCGGCACACCGCTCACCGAACGCAACCTGCAGAACCCCTCTTTTGGCAGAAGCTTCCGCCAGCGAGCAGGATTTGTGTTTCAAGATGCGGACGCACAGCTGTTTAACGCCACCGTATGGGACGAGGTTGCCTTCGCCCCGCGCCAGATGGGCTTGCCCGAAGAGACGGTACGCGCTCGCGTGACCGATACGCTGAACCTGCTGGGCATTGCCCACCTGGCAGAGCGTGCCCCCTTCCGCCTGAGTGGTGGCGAAAAGCGTAAGGTGGCTATCGCCTGCGTGCTCAGCATGAACCCAGAAGTGTTGCTGATGGATGAACCTATCGCCGGACTAGACCCACGCATGCAGGTCTGGCTGGTCAATACACTGCAGCTGCTTCATAAGGCTGGCAAAACGTTGCTTATCGCCACGCACAACCTGCACCTGCTGCCGGAGATTGCGGACAGGGTGATTATCCTCTCCGAAGAGCACACCCTGCTGGCGGATATGCCCCTGCAAGACGCGCTGCAAGACACGCAACGGCTCATACAGGCTGGACTACTCCACGAGCACCTGCACGCACACGGCGACACGGTGCATTCCCATCTGCACGGGCATGAACACCATCACTGA